In Aegilops tauschii subsp. strangulata cultivar AL8/78 chromosome 3, Aet v6.0, whole genome shotgun sequence, one genomic interval encodes:
- the LOC109732236 gene encoding uncharacterized protein: MATSASRLCLLAIAFLLAVAAPRVDAWGGRFFFSKMTRPGAVVEADKAADTATVATEALGTSNAPAAFSRPSSNRGYGLYGRPEENEKYPPAYFRRGVHRDTEKLTTTNVVPETEPRHEEEAAVPVQEEQSSGEEEPAFPADGSGRGRPLSYMRHGGKHERDYYGMSDTRLYQNGRYYYDVETDKYGYGYESNPVRTARPEPEDNGSGYGRPGRQRSYGEAAGYENDNGVAEKQNDDGGVQENQNGQYNP, translated from the coding sequence ATGGCTACCTCTGCTTCCCGCCTCTGCCTTCTCGCCATCGCGttcctcctcgccgtcgccgcacCCCGCGTGGATGCGTGGGGCGGCCGCTTCTTCTTCAGCAAGATGACGCGCCCCGGAGCCGTGGTCGAGGCCGACAAGGCGGCGGACACCGCCACCGTGGCGACGGAGGCGCTCGGCACCAGCAACGCGCCAGCGGCGTTCTCGCGGCCGTCCAGCAACCGCGGCTACGGCCTCTACGGCCGCCCTGAGGAGAACGAGAAGTACCCGCCGGCCTACTTCCGCCGCGGCGTGCACCGCGACACCGAGAAGCTGACGACCACCAACGTCGTGCCGGAGACGGAGCCGCGgcacgaggaggaggcggccgtcCCGGTTCAGGAAGAACAATCCTCGGGCGAGGAGGAGCCGGCGTTCCCCGCGGACGGCAGCGGCAGGGGGCGGCCGCTGTCGTACATGCGCCACGGCGGCAAGCACGAGCGCGACTACTACGGGATGAGCGACACGAGGCTGTACCAGAACGGCCGGTACTACTACGACGTGGAGACTGACAAGTACGGCTACGGCTACGAGTCCAACCCGGTGCGGACGGCGCGCCCCGAGCCCGAGGACAACGGCTCCGGGTACGGCCGCCCCGGCCGCCAGCGGAGCTACGGCGAGGCGGCCGGATACGAGAACGACAACGGGGTGGCGGAGAAGCAGAACGACGACGGCGGCGTCCAGGAAAACCAGAACGGGCAGTACAATCCATGA